Part of the Neisseria leonii genome is shown below.
CGCCGTGGCCGAGGCTGTGCCAGAAATCAGCACCGAACGCGATGGTCATGCCCAGTTGTCCGTCGGGGAAACGGGCTTGCAGTTTCGACAGTTCGTCCAGCGCATTGCGGCAGTGCTGCGCCATGCGGCCGCGTGCCTGCGCTGCGGTGTCGGCTTCGATAAAGACGGCGGCCTGGCCGTGGTCGGGGATAATGGCGGATTGGGGTGTATTCATGGTGGTGTTCCTGTGTGGGTGCAGACGGAATTATAAGCCATCGGCTGCCGGTCAGGGGGAAATCGGCTACCGGGGAGCGGATGGTGCGGCGGCGGGCTGGGCGGTTGAGGCCGTCTGAAAAAAACGCCCGACTGCAGGGCGTCGGGCGTTTTTGCGGGAATGCGTCATTTTAGTAGTCGCGCTTTTCTTTCAGGATCGTCAGGTCGGGGTATGACAATATGATGTCGTATTCGCGGCCGTTTTTGACGGCTTCGACTTCAAAAGCCGGTTTGCCGCGGTAGTCGTCGGCATCGATGTCGGTTACGGTGTAGCCGCGTGCTTCCAGCAGCTGTACGGCGCGGGCGCGGTTTTGTTCCAGATTCGGATCTGCCTGCATTTGGCGTTCGATTGCGCTGTCGGCAAATGCAGCGGTAG
Proteins encoded:
- a CDS encoding PepSY domain-containing protein, with translation MKKILLTALLTASTAAFADSAIERQMQADPNLEQNRARAVQLLEARGYTVTDIDADDYRGKPAFEVEAVKNGREYDIILSYPDLTILKEKRDY